The Castor canadensis chromosome X, mCasCan1.hap1v2, whole genome shotgun sequence genome includes a region encoding these proteins:
- the LOC141419727 gene encoding eukaryotic translation initiation factor 1A, Y-chromosomal-like isoform X3, with product MGVLLTSLNEVWINTSDVILVGLRDYQGVSLCTQMRSPCLSLLSSLGCWCAAPFSRDWQFSSKVNETDTFGPREDDEIQFDDVGDDDEDIDDI from the exons GTTTGGATAAACACCTCAGATGTTATATTGGTTGGTCTACGAGACtatcag GGGGTTTCACTATGTACCCAGAtgagatccccctgcctcagtctcctgagtagcttgggttGCTGGTGTGCTGCACCATTCTCAAGAGACTGGCAGTTTTCAT CTAAAGTCAATGAAACGGACACATTTGGTCCCAGAGAGGATGATGAAATCCAGTTTGATGATGTCGGGGATGATGATGAAGACATTGATGAT ATCTAA
- the LOC141419727 gene encoding uncharacterized protein isoform X2, whose protein sequence is MSYWYQVWINTSDVILVGLRDYQLKSMKRTHLVPERMMKSSLMMSGMMMKTLMISKLNPMCYIPSILRVVLHSGSWSSAVKSKTSFSLPRKADWFVCILKSICLKTQKTLLRSF, encoded by the exons GTTTGGATAAACACCTCAGATGTTATATTGGTTGGTCTACGAGACtatcag CTAAAGTCAATGAAACGGACACATTTGGTCCCAGAGAGGATGATGAAATCCAGTTTGATGATGTCGGGGATGATGATGAAGACATTGATGAT ATCTAAGCTGAACCCAATGTGTTATATCCCGAGTATTCTCAGGGTCGTTCTACATTCGGGATCTTGGTCGTCAGCTGTTAAGAGTAAGACTTCATTTAGCTTGCCAAGGAAAGCAGATTggtttgtttgcattttaaaaagtatttgtttaaagacccaaaaaactctactcagaagcttctag
- the LOC141419727 gene encoding uncharacterized protein isoform X1, which produces MGVLLTSLNEVWINTSDVILVGLRDYQLKSMKRTHLVPERMMKSSLMMSGMMMKTLMISKLNPMCYIPSILRVVLHSGSWSSAVKSKTSFSLPRKADWFVCILKSICLKTQKTLLRSF; this is translated from the exons GTTTGGATAAACACCTCAGATGTTATATTGGTTGGTCTACGAGACtatcag CTAAAGTCAATGAAACGGACACATTTGGTCCCAGAGAGGATGATGAAATCCAGTTTGATGATGTCGGGGATGATGATGAAGACATTGATGAT ATCTAAGCTGAACCCAATGTGTTATATCCCGAGTATTCTCAGGGTCGTTCTACATTCGGGATCTTGGTCGTCAGCTGTTAAGAGTAAGACTTCATTTAGCTTGCCAAGGAAAGCAGATTggtttgtttgcattttaaaaagtatttgtttaaagacccaaaaaactctactcagaagcttctag